A single Vulpes lagopus strain Blue_001 chromosome 3, ASM1834538v1, whole genome shotgun sequence DNA region contains:
- the RWDD3 gene encoding RWD domain-containing protein 3 isoform X1 — MAEPAREELSALAAIFCGPDEWEVLSRSETDGTVFRILTKAEGLTGADVPLELVFHLPVNYPSCLPGISVHSKHLTRAQSMTVKEKLLKQAENLLSEPMIHELVLWIQQNLRHILNQLETGSGSEKCTFATGMTVDDGLWITLLHLDHMRAKTKYVKTVEKWASDLKLTGRLMFMGKIILILLQGDRSNIKVPKILTLNMNLAIFCKMEYLILQKTSKVDVDSSGKKCKEKMISVLFETKVQTEHKRFLAFEVKEYSSLDELQKEFETAGLKKLFSEFVLGLVK; from the exons atGGCGGAGCCCGCGCGGGAGGAGCTCTCGGCCCTGGCCGCGATTTTCTGCGGGCCGGACGAGTGGGAAGTGCTGAGCCGCTCAG AAACAGATGGGACGGTATTCAGAATTCTCACAAAAGCCGAAGGACTTACGGGTGCGGATGTCCCTTTAGAATTGGTGTTCCATTTGCCGGTCAATTACCCTTCGTGTCTACCTGGTATCTCAGTTCACTCCAAACACTTGACCCGGGCCCAGTCCATGACTGTGAAAGAGAAATTACTTAAGCAAGCAGAGAACCTTTTGTCGGAACCTATGATTCACGAGTTGGTTCTTTGGATTCAGCAGAATCTCAGGCACATCCTCAACCAACTAGAAACTGGAAGTGGCAGTGAAAAGTGTACTTTTGCAACAGGCATGACCGTGGATGATGGACTGTGGATAACTCTTTTGCATTTAGATCACATGAGAGCAAAGACCAAGTATGTCAAAACTGTTGAGAAGTGGGCTTCCGATTTAAAGCTGACAGGAAGACTGATGTTCATGGGTAAAATAATACTGATTTTACTGCAAGGAGACAGAAGCAATATCAAGGTGCcaaaaattttaacattgaaTATGAATTTGgctattttctgtaaaatg GAGTACCTGATTCTTCAGAAAACCTCCAAAGTAGATGTGGACTCAAGtggaaagaaatgcaaagagaaaatgatTAGTGTACTGTTTGAAACAAAAGTACAGACAGAACACAAAAG GTTTCTGGCATTTGAAGTCAAAGAGTATTCATCGTTGGATGAGTTACAAAAGGAATTTGAAACTGCAGGACTTAAGAAGCTTTTCTCCGAATTTGTTCTCGGGCTGgtaaaatga
- the RWDD3 gene encoding RWD domain-containing protein 3 isoform X4: MAEPAREELSALAAIFCGPDEWEVLSRSETDGTVFRILTKAEGLTGADVPLELVFHLPVNYPSCLPGISVHSKHLTRAQSMTVKEKLLKQAENLLSEPMIHELVLWIQQNLRHILNQLETGSGSEKCTFATGMTVDDGLWITLLHLDHMRAKTKYVKTVEKWASDLKLTGRLMFMGKIILILLQGDRSNIKEYLILQKTSKVDVDSSGKKCKEKMISVLFETKVQTEHKRFLAFEVKEYSSLDELQKEFETAGLKKLFSEFVLGLVK; this comes from the exons atGGCGGAGCCCGCGCGGGAGGAGCTCTCGGCCCTGGCCGCGATTTTCTGCGGGCCGGACGAGTGGGAAGTGCTGAGCCGCTCAG AAACAGATGGGACGGTATTCAGAATTCTCACAAAAGCCGAAGGACTTACGGGTGCGGATGTCCCTTTAGAATTGGTGTTCCATTTGCCGGTCAATTACCCTTCGTGTCTACCTGGTATCTCAGTTCACTCCAAACACTTGACCCGGGCCCAGTCCATGACTGTGAAAGAGAAATTACTTAAGCAAGCAGAGAACCTTTTGTCGGAACCTATGATTCACGAGTTGGTTCTTTGGATTCAGCAGAATCTCAGGCACATCCTCAACCAACTAGAAACTGGAAGTGGCAGTGAAAAGTGTACTTTTGCAACAGGCATGACCGTGGATGATGGACTGTGGATAACTCTTTTGCATTTAGATCACATGAGAGCAAAGACCAAGTATGTCAAAACTGTTGAGAAGTGGGCTTCCGATTTAAAGCTGACAGGAAGACTGATGTTCATGGGTAAAATAATACTGATTTTACTGCAAGGAGACAGAAGCAATATCAAG GAGTACCTGATTCTTCAGAAAACCTCCAAAGTAGATGTGGACTCAAGtggaaagaaatgcaaagagaaaatgatTAGTGTACTGTTTGAAACAAAAGTACAGACAGAACACAAAAG GTTTCTGGCATTTGAAGTCAAAGAGTATTCATCGTTGGATGAGTTACAAAAGGAATTTGAAACTGCAGGACTTAAGAAGCTTTTCTCCGAATTTGTTCTCGGGCTGgtaaaatga
- the RWDD3 gene encoding RWD domain-containing protein 3 isoform X2: protein MAEPAREELSALAAIFCGPDEWEVLSRSDGTVFRILTKAEGLTGADVPLELVFHLPVNYPSCLPGISVHSKHLTRAQSMTVKEKLLKQAENLLSEPMIHELVLWIQQNLRHILNQLETGSGSEKCTFATGMTVDDGLWITLLHLDHMRAKTKYVKTVEKWASDLKLTGRLMFMGKIILILLQGDRSNIKVPKILTLNMNLAIFCKMEYLILQKTSKVDVDSSGKKCKEKMISVLFETKVQTEHKRFLAFEVKEYSSLDELQKEFETAGLKKLFSEFVLGLVK, encoded by the exons atGGCGGAGCCCGCGCGGGAGGAGCTCTCGGCCCTGGCCGCGATTTTCTGCGGGCCGGACGAGTGGGAAGTGCTGAGCCGCTCAG ATGGGACGGTATTCAGAATTCTCACAAAAGCCGAAGGACTTACGGGTGCGGATGTCCCTTTAGAATTGGTGTTCCATTTGCCGGTCAATTACCCTTCGTGTCTACCTGGTATCTCAGTTCACTCCAAACACTTGACCCGGGCCCAGTCCATGACTGTGAAAGAGAAATTACTTAAGCAAGCAGAGAACCTTTTGTCGGAACCTATGATTCACGAGTTGGTTCTTTGGATTCAGCAGAATCTCAGGCACATCCTCAACCAACTAGAAACTGGAAGTGGCAGTGAAAAGTGTACTTTTGCAACAGGCATGACCGTGGATGATGGACTGTGGATAACTCTTTTGCATTTAGATCACATGAGAGCAAAGACCAAGTATGTCAAAACTGTTGAGAAGTGGGCTTCCGATTTAAAGCTGACAGGAAGACTGATGTTCATGGGTAAAATAATACTGATTTTACTGCAAGGAGACAGAAGCAATATCAAGGTGCcaaaaattttaacattgaaTATGAATTTGgctattttctgtaaaatg GAGTACCTGATTCTTCAGAAAACCTCCAAAGTAGATGTGGACTCAAGtggaaagaaatgcaaagagaaaatgatTAGTGTACTGTTTGAAACAAAAGTACAGACAGAACACAAAAG GTTTCTGGCATTTGAAGTCAAAGAGTATTCATCGTTGGATGAGTTACAAAAGGAATTTGAAACTGCAGGACTTAAGAAGCTTTTCTCCGAATTTGTTCTCGGGCTGgtaaaatga
- the RWDD3 gene encoding RWD domain-containing protein 3 isoform X3: MIVKGILALPVTSKTDGTVFRILTKAEGLTGADVPLELVFHLPVNYPSCLPGISVHSKHLTRAQSMTVKEKLLKQAENLLSEPMIHELVLWIQQNLRHILNQLETGSGSEKCTFATGMTVDDGLWITLLHLDHMRAKTKYVKTVEKWASDLKLTGRLMFMGKIILILLQGDRSNIKVPKILTLNMNLAIFCKMEYLILQKTSKVDVDSSGKKCKEKMISVLFETKVQTEHKRFLAFEVKEYSSLDELQKEFETAGLKKLFSEFVLGLVK; encoded by the exons ATGATAGTTAAAGGTATTCTGGCCCTGCCTGTGACTTCCA AAACAGATGGGACGGTATTCAGAATTCTCACAAAAGCCGAAGGACTTACGGGTGCGGATGTCCCTTTAGAATTGGTGTTCCATTTGCCGGTCAATTACCCTTCGTGTCTACCTGGTATCTCAGTTCACTCCAAACACTTGACCCGGGCCCAGTCCATGACTGTGAAAGAGAAATTACTTAAGCAAGCAGAGAACCTTTTGTCGGAACCTATGATTCACGAGTTGGTTCTTTGGATTCAGCAGAATCTCAGGCACATCCTCAACCAACTAGAAACTGGAAGTGGCAGTGAAAAGTGTACTTTTGCAACAGGCATGACCGTGGATGATGGACTGTGGATAACTCTTTTGCATTTAGATCACATGAGAGCAAAGACCAAGTATGTCAAAACTGTTGAGAAGTGGGCTTCCGATTTAAAGCTGACAGGAAGACTGATGTTCATGGGTAAAATAATACTGATTTTACTGCAAGGAGACAGAAGCAATATCAAGGTGCcaaaaattttaacattgaaTATGAATTTGgctattttctgtaaaatg GAGTACCTGATTCTTCAGAAAACCTCCAAAGTAGATGTGGACTCAAGtggaaagaaatgcaaagagaaaatgatTAGTGTACTGTTTGAAACAAAAGTACAGACAGAACACAAAAG GTTTCTGGCATTTGAAGTCAAAGAGTATTCATCGTTGGATGAGTTACAAAAGGAATTTGAAACTGCAGGACTTAAGAAGCTTTTCTCCGAATTTGTTCTCGGGCTGgtaaaatga
- the RWDD3 gene encoding RWD domain-containing protein 3 isoform X5 gives MAEPAREELSALAAIFCGPDEWEVLSRSETDGTVFRILTKAEGLTGADVPLELVFHLPVNYPSCLPGISVHSKHLTRAQSMTVKEKLLKQAENLLSEPMIHELVLWIQQNLRHILNQLETGSGSEKCTFATGMTVDDGLWITLLHLDHMRAKTKYVKTVEKWASDLKLTGRLMFMGKIILILLQGDRSNIKVSGI, from the exons atGGCGGAGCCCGCGCGGGAGGAGCTCTCGGCCCTGGCCGCGATTTTCTGCGGGCCGGACGAGTGGGAAGTGCTGAGCCGCTCAG AAACAGATGGGACGGTATTCAGAATTCTCACAAAAGCCGAAGGACTTACGGGTGCGGATGTCCCTTTAGAATTGGTGTTCCATTTGCCGGTCAATTACCCTTCGTGTCTACCTGGTATCTCAGTTCACTCCAAACACTTGACCCGGGCCCAGTCCATGACTGTGAAAGAGAAATTACTTAAGCAAGCAGAGAACCTTTTGTCGGAACCTATGATTCACGAGTTGGTTCTTTGGATTCAGCAGAATCTCAGGCACATCCTCAACCAACTAGAAACTGGAAGTGGCAGTGAAAAGTGTACTTTTGCAACAGGCATGACCGTGGATGATGGACTGTGGATAACTCTTTTGCATTTAGATCACATGAGAGCAAAGACCAAGTATGTCAAAACTGTTGAGAAGTGGGCTTCCGATTTAAAGCTGACAGGAAGACTGATGTTCATGGGTAAAATAATACTGATTTTACTGCAAGGAGACAGAAGCAATATCAAG GTTTCTGGCATTTGA
- the RWDD3 gene encoding RWD domain-containing protein 3 isoform X6: MAEPAREELSALAAIFCGPDEWEVLSRSETDGTVFRILTKAEGLTGADVPLELVFHLPVNYPSCLPGISVHSKHLTRAQSMTVKEKLLKQAENLLSEPMIHELVLWIQQNLRHILNQLETGSGSEKCTFATGMTVDDGLWITLLHLDHMRAKTKYVKTVEKWASDLKLTGRLMFMGVPDSSENLQSRCGLKWKEMQREND; the protein is encoded by the exons atGGCGGAGCCCGCGCGGGAGGAGCTCTCGGCCCTGGCCGCGATTTTCTGCGGGCCGGACGAGTGGGAAGTGCTGAGCCGCTCAG AAACAGATGGGACGGTATTCAGAATTCTCACAAAAGCCGAAGGACTTACGGGTGCGGATGTCCCTTTAGAATTGGTGTTCCATTTGCCGGTCAATTACCCTTCGTGTCTACCTGGTATCTCAGTTCACTCCAAACACTTGACCCGGGCCCAGTCCATGACTGTGAAAGAGAAATTACTTAAGCAAGCAGAGAACCTTTTGTCGGAACCTATGATTCACGAGTTGGTTCTTTGGATTCAGCAGAATCTCAGGCACATCCTCAACCAACTAGAAACTGGAAGTGGCAGTGAAAAGTGTACTTTTGCAACAGGCATGACCGTGGATGATGGACTGTGGATAACTCTTTTGCATTTAGATCACATGAGAGCAAAGACCAAGTATGTCAAAACTGTTGAGAAGTGGGCTTCCGATTTAAAGCTGACAGGAAGACTGATGTTCATGG GAGTACCTGATTCTTCAGAAAACCTCCAAAGTAGATGTGGACTCAAGtggaaagaaatgcaaagagaaaatgatTAG